DNA from Oncorhynchus masou masou isolate Uvic2021 chromosome 5, UVic_Omas_1.1, whole genome shotgun sequence:
agactgaattaagatgacgattaatattgactgctattgatgtaaaatattactaggtctttaagagtttattcggaagataacagctctataaatattattttgtggtgcccgactctctagttgattacatttacatgattagctcaatcaggtaatattaattatggagaaattattttatagaatagcatgtcatatcacttaatccggcatagccaaagacacgacactagtgtcctgtccagttGGTGTGCTTGTACATCAAGATGACTCACATTACAGAAACATGGGATAGGCTCCTGGTCCTATGAGCCATTCCGAATCACACAAGCCAAGTCTTGTGCAAGCCCACTGGGCACAAATGTCAGTTCAacacatctagttttgatttacatatGGCtcagttgtcaactaatgtgaaaaGCAAAATAATTTCACCATAccattggatttaggttcaaagttggTTGAAAAAATTACGAAATTCCCTTATtaatgactttttgcaaatccaatcagttttccacgttgattacacgtcatcacattgaatatttttgttgaaatgacgtgaaaacaagtttttgcccagtgggaggCTCCTTATTTTATTACTTAAAGTCTAGCTAGAGGGTCTAATAAAATAAAGCATGTTAACATCAAGAAAATGAATTTAGATGTATGACGATAATGTGCACAAACCTTATATTTTGCATAACGTTTTAATTTATTTAGAATCAATTGCATCCCTTAATTATATTTTAACACAAGTTTTACTCACATTTTGGCAGCTGATACTCGACcctttatatttttattcaattTATTTCCCGATTTGCGTTTCCATGTGCCCTTGACTTGAACTAAGTGAAACTCGTTCTTCTTTATTACTGCAATATTGTTGCATTCCAGTGGCTCTTCCACATGTGTCTTCCCAGTGTTTGCATCAAGTGACATCTTGATATATTTGTGTATTGGAAGCTAATGAGTGACCGATGCAGAGACAAGTAACCTAATGGAGCATAATGTTCACCTCTCATTActctctgtatatatacatatatcctCGACAGCAGATCACTTCACTTCTGCCAGGGGAGGAGCAAGTATTTTCAGTGTGCTTATGAAAGTGTAGCCAAAACCATTGTGGAGCACGTGCCCCAGCATGATCCTTACACAATTTTGGGGAGTGATGTAATGAAACTATAGAATTATGTAAAGAGGGATTCCCCCACCCCCACAATAGGCTATATAATTGATTATCCTACACTTTTTTAATGTAAAACATATTTAGGCTACTTAATAAAAAACTTCTGTtgaaattttttattttacctttattttactaggcaagtcagttaagaacaaattcttattttcaatgacggcctaggaacagtgggttagctgcctgttcaggggcagaacgacagattttgtaccttgtcagctcagggattttaacttgcaacctttcggttactagtccaatgctctaaccactaggctaccctgccgttcaCTGGTGAACATGCGTAAAAGGCCTtggatattatattatatcagcaTTATCCTACCCCTTTTTTGTGTGTGCCAAATTGACTgtaagaaaaaaacatttttgtttaGTTGAATTGTGGTATGTTCAATTACGTAGCCTCCTAGGCTACTTAACATACTGGACACAGGTATGCAACAGTTACAAGACAAAGTATTTGTTTGTGGCACTGGATGGATGTTGTCAGAGGTCAACATTCAATTGACCATTTTTCATCTGAGCACATCTGGTGAGTTCCTGGTGTTCTGTTGGAAGAGTAAATATAcatgtagaatcttaatttggggcagcaggtagcctagtggttagaatgttgggccagtaactgaaaggttgctagttcaaatccctgagctgcaGTAACATTGTCCAGCAACAGggtaatcaaattaagatcctacacctgaaAATAAAGAGTAATAAAACGTGCAGCTGACAAAAAAAGCAATGTCAGTCTAGGATGAGCCAAGATGAAAGTTTAAGATCGACTTTTTGTAGAGAAAATGTATGATAATGGGAAATATACACATTCTTGAAGTAAAGTGATCATTTATGTCTTTGTATTGAGCTAAGAATCCATTCTATTTTATTTTAACAGTTGAATGATTTCACATTTTACATGTCTCATTTTAACACTTCAGCACTTCGCGACAAAAGTGTAGACATGATGGAAACAACTTgtatttttatttctttacacAAGTGGCCTTTTTAACGTCTGGATGCCTGAGCTGGACAGATACCGTGGCGCTTGACTTGGTTGAAGGTCAGCTCCATTAGACATAGCTGTGTTGTAAGGTTTGCGCCCACGTGATGACAGTAAAACGACCCGAAAAAACGTTGTCGCGAAAGGTTTACACAAAAAGTTTGACATCGATAGACAGATCTTACAGGTCAACGGACACGTGGGCGGAACTACTGTGTGGGAAACGAGGGAGTTTATTTTGGGGAGTTTCGTAAGCCATCAGTAAAGATACATTTACACAACTGAAACGGGGTTAagttatatagacagacagacagacagacagacagacagacagacaactgcTTTGCCAGTCGCCCTTTGTGATTTGACAACTTGTTGTGTATTTTGTATTACGAACCCCGTGGAAATTCACCATGCAGGCCGCCAAAGGTAtgtcgggtctttctcacagaaCTAGCTATGATTGCAGAAGCTCGAAAGAATGAATGTGGTTGGGCTTGTTAGTTGCAGGAGACTGAAACATCAACTGGAAAGATGATAGGACACTTAAATAGTATATTCGTAATAATCCACTATTTGTGCATTATAAAACTAAACATTACATTTATATTAATTGTAATTAAATTAAATAACCTACATATAGGACTAGCTAGATGTGGTTAAGAGGTCAATGCATGGAACGCAGCCGTGGGGGACTAGGACCCCGGATTGGCGCACATTTAACAAATCTGATCTAACAAAGTGGATATTCGTCAAGATTGATGTATTGTAACATGCCCACAATGTAGTTACTAACGTCCGATTTGAACATATGTGGTTGTTTTCGCTGCATAACATTTAGAATTGGTCCCCTTTCAGGTTTAGAATAAATGACTGCTAATACTAGTTTCCTAACTCCCCTTTGTAGTATCGCTAGCATACAGAAATCGGTGGTGGTAGTCTAGTTTTGAACTGTATTGTCGTTGATTGGTGACGATGGCATTAACATGTATTGGGGTTCACATCTATACAAGCAGTTTACTCCGATTTTTACATGAACATATTGTGAAATACACataaacaatagcctaaatgtaCGAGGTACCATAAGGCATCTTTCACCCACGCGTTTCGATGGCATATCCATGGTTTTGGTCGAGTTCCATTGACATCTTTACCGCATCTCTAGGAACATACACTTATAACCCCGCCTGTTGCAGTTATTTATTGGGCTCATCCATTCTTCCTAGAGTTCTATGTCCATCTAATGGTATAGTTATGTAATGACAGAGTAGTCTATGAATTGTCcagtgggaaaagtacccaactgtcacTTGAGTAAAAAGTCACACAgcaaaatattacttgagtaaaagtataaaagtatttggttttaaatatacttaagtatcaaaagtaaatgtaattgctaaaatattcttaactatcaaaagtaaaagtataaatgcTTTTACATTCTTTATatgaagcaaaccagacggcacaaatatattttttattcacGGGTAGCCATGGGCACGCTCCCAACACtcccaacatcatttacagacaaaacatttgagtccgccagatcagaggcagtagggaggaccagggatgttctcttgataagtgcatatCATATGTAACATTCCacatgtaacaagtacttttgggtgtcagagaaaatgtatggagtaaaaagttcaTCATTTTCTTATGAATGTAATGGAGTAAAAGTTCTCAAATAGAtattaaagtacagataccccccaaaaatgttttttttgtatttcttttttacttaagtactttacaccattggAATTCCATATTATTATAACGTCACTCCTTCTCTGTATCTCAAATTGTTCATTAGTGTAATAGCCTACTGTACTCATTAGGCCTATACTGTATAGGCTTGTGTACAGTTTTGGTCTTGTGTTCTCTGCAGTCTCTGACACCCCGATGGAATTCATGGTGGATTTCTTAAACAAAGCCAAGGAGATAGCAGATAGCACTGCCAACATTCCAGAGGAACTGAGGGTCAACCTACAGAAGGCCCTGGACATAGCGTGTGGTCTGGACGGCTACCTGGAGAAAATGAGCAGCCAGGAAAGTGCACCTCTCGCTGAGCTGTATCAGTGAGTAATTATCTTGTCCTTCCCACAGACACAGTTCACATGGATGGTTTCTGATGCACATTCTTACATAATCCCATACGGATGTGTAGGAAAACGATGGAACACGACTGGGATAAAGTATTCGAGGACGGCAAGACTCAGTTTCGGCTTCCAAAAGAGTGCATCACTGGGCATGTGGAAGGTGAGACATCTCTATTGGGTACAGTTGTGTAGATGCTTGgttagagatacatatttaagTAGTGCTAAATATTTGTCTTGCTGTTTCATTGGCAGGCCAGACTCTGAAAATGCTGGTTCACATGAGTAAAGCCAAGAGGATCCTCGAGATAGGCATGTTCACAGGGTATGGTGCTCTCTCAATGGCTGAAGGACTGCCCGAGGATGGGTCACTAGTTGCCTGTGAGATTGAGCAATATCTTAAAGAATTTGCTAAGCCCATATTTGACAGGTCTCCACATGGCAAGAAGATAACAGTGAAGATTGGTTCTGCCATGGATAGCTTGAAGGTGACTAACTACGTGTTGTGTAACTACATTGATTAAGTTTAGGCTGCAGTGATTACACATGTTAGTCTACTTGCATAATAACCACGTTATATAGTTACATGCATATACAATGCAAACCAAATCGCTTAAAGTAAACAAAACTATTTGTAAGTGTAATAAATATGAGTACAATAAATAgccaattatatatatatatatatatatatatataacaaccaTTATACCTAAGTAAAAGGCTATACACTGTATCAGTGTATCTAGCTCATTGACAGTGAATGGTCCGGCTCTCTGATAATATTGTCTCTTTTAAAGGATCTGGCTGCAGCAGGTGAGCAGTTTGACATGGTCTTTATCGACGCAGACAAGAACAACTACATCAACTACTACAAGTTCATCCTGGACCACAACCTCCTACGGCTGAGTGGTGTGATATGTGTGGATAACTCTCTGTTCAAGGCTAAGGTCTACCTAAAGGACACCGCTGATGTCAACGGGCTGGCGCTTCGAGATTTTAACCAGTTTGTGAAGAGTGATCTTCGTGTGGAGCAGGTGAGTGGAGAGACATGGCTTGTAATCTGTCTAATTATTACTGGGTGTTTACTTCTGTGTTAGTAAAGAAGGTTTTTCTTTTTGTAAGGTCATTGTCCCCCTCAGAGATGGCATCAGTATCATCCGCAGAGTACCCATGGCAACAGCATGTGCAGGCACACAGGTAACATATGACGCATCCTCAGTTAGAACCACACTTAGTGCCCATGCTAAAGGGAAAAGAAAATTACTATCATTGTTGTCATTGacagctgtagttactaccaTG
Protein-coding regions in this window:
- the LOC135540223 gene encoding uncharacterized protein LOC135540223 isoform X1, with product MQAAKVSDTPMEFMVDFLNKAKEIADSTANIPEELRVNLQKALDIACGLDGYLEKMSSQESAPLAELYQKTMEHDWDKVFEDGKTQFRLPKECITGHVEGQTLKMLVHMSKAKRILEIGMFTGYGALSMAEGLPEDGSLVACEIEQYLKEFAKPIFDRSPHGKKITVKIGSAMDSLKDLAAAGEQFDMVFIDADKNNYINYYKFILDHNLLRLSGVICVDNSLFKAKVYLKDTADVNGLALRDFNQFVKSDLRVEQVIVPLRDGISIIRRVPMATACAGTQSKVTDDEVFRGLNGRSILDRMRLDGRVAYVTGAGQGIGRAFAHALGEAGAKVAVVDLDQGKAEGVAEELTLKGINCIAITADISKSLDVERMIDSIVSKWGAIQIACNNAGINMNSASEDTSLEEWDQTFDVNLRGTFMCCQAAGRVMLKQGYGKIINTASMASLIVPHPQKQLAYNTSKAGVVKLTQTLGTEWIDRGVRVNCISPGIVDTPLIHSESLRPLVQRWLSDIPAGRLALVTDLQAAVVYLASDASDYMTGHNLVIEGGQSLW